Proteins encoded in a region of the Mesoflavibacter profundi genome:
- a CDS encoding Tex family protein: MLLLQYIQSKTNLTETSIKNTVNLLNQDCTVPFISRYRKEATGNLDEVEIGAIVKYKEEFETLEKRKATILKALEEQDVLTNELKTKIEACQDSTTLEDLYLPYKKSRKTKAETARKNGLEPLAKIIMSQNANDIKNIAVKYIKGEVTSTEDALEGARHIIAEWINERTDIRTNLRQQLERYAMISTKVVKTKKEDEEAQKFKDYFDWEESLNRIPSHRLLAILRAEKEGFIRVKIEIDNDRALERIDRKIIKSDNACADQIEIAITDAYKRLLFPSLSNEALQNAKEKADDEAINIFAKNLKQLMLGSPLGEKRVLAIDPGFRTGCKVVCLDEKGDLKHNETIYPHAPKNDQIGALKKLSTLTEAYQIEAIAIGNGTASRETEALVRKIRFKTDVQVFVVSEAGASIYSASKIAREEFPNYDVTVRGSVSIGRRLQDPLAELVKIDAKSIGVGQYQHDVDQNKLQKQLDVVVENCVNAVGVNINTASKSLLSYVSGIGPKLAENIVNYRSEKGAFLNRKDIKNVPRLGDKAFEQGAGFLRIKDGDNPLDDSAVHPESYAIVTKMAKDESVSVKELIGNTSTLKQINLNKYTSETIGLLTLEDIVKELEKPGLDIREQAKVFTFNQNIKTIEDLREGQLLPGIVNNITAFGCFVDVGIKESGLIHVSNLSDSFVKDVNEHVHLHQQIIVKVLSVDIPRKRIQLKLHK, encoded by the coding sequence ATGCTTTTATTACAATACATCCAATCCAAAACTAACCTAACTGAAACCTCTATAAAAAACACAGTTAATCTTTTAAATCAAGATTGTACAGTACCTTTTATTTCTAGATATCGTAAAGAAGCAACTGGTAATTTAGATGAAGTTGAAATTGGTGCAATTGTTAAATATAAAGAAGAATTTGAAACACTTGAAAAACGTAAAGCAACCATCTTAAAAGCATTAGAAGAACAAGACGTTTTAACCAACGAATTAAAAACAAAAATTGAAGCTTGCCAAGACAGTACAACACTTGAAGATTTATATTTACCTTACAAGAAAAGCCGAAAAACAAAAGCCGAAACTGCTAGAAAAAACGGACTAGAACCATTAGCAAAAATCATAATGAGTCAAAATGCTAATGATATAAAAAACATCGCCGTTAAGTACATAAAAGGTGAAGTAACATCTACCGAAGACGCTTTAGAAGGCGCAAGACATATTATTGCCGAATGGATTAACGAACGTACAGATATTAGAACCAATTTAAGACAACAATTAGAGCGTTATGCTATGATTTCCACGAAAGTGGTAAAAACAAAAAAAGAAGATGAAGAGGCTCAAAAATTTAAAGATTATTTTGATTGGGAAGAAAGCCTAAATCGCATACCATCACACAGATTATTAGCTATTCTTAGAGCCGAAAAAGAAGGCTTTATTCGTGTAAAAATTGAAATTGATAATGATCGCGCTTTAGAACGTATAGACCGAAAAATCATAAAATCGGACAACGCTTGCGCCGATCAAATAGAAATAGCAATAACCGATGCTTACAAACGATTATTATTCCCATCGTTAAGTAACGAAGCGTTACAAAATGCCAAAGAAAAAGCAGATGACGAAGCGATAAACATCTTTGCCAAAAACTTAAAACAACTAATGTTAGGATCTCCTTTAGGCGAAAAACGTGTTTTGGCTATAGATCCTGGTTTTAGAACTGGATGTAAAGTAGTTTGTTTAGACGAAAAAGGTGATTTAAAACATAACGAAACTATTTATCCGCATGCGCCAAAAAACGACCAAATTGGAGCTTTAAAAAAGCTAAGCACGTTAACTGAAGCGTATCAAATAGAAGCTATAGCAATTGGTAACGGAACAGCATCTAGAGAAACCGAAGCTTTAGTTAGAAAAATTAGATTTAAAACCGATGTACAAGTTTTTGTGGTTAGCGAAGCTGGAGCAAGTATCTATTCAGCATCAAAAATTGCGCGAGAAGAATTCCCTAATTACGATGTAACCGTTCGTGGTTCAGTTTCAATTGGACGACGTCTTCAAGATCCTTTAGCCGAGTTAGTAAAGATTGACGCCAAATCTATAGGTGTTGGACAATACCAACACGATGTAGACCAAAATAAATTGCAAAAGCAATTAGATGTTGTGGTAGAAAATTGTGTAAATGCAGTTGGTGTAAATATAAATACTGCAAGTAAAAGTTTATTAAGTTACGTGTCTGGTATTGGTCCAAAATTAGCAGAAAACATAGTCAACTATAGAAGCGAAAAAGGTGCATTTTTAAATAGAAAAGACATTAAAAATGTACCAAGATTAGGCGACAAAGCATTTGAGCAAGGCGCTGGTTTTTTAAGAATTAAAGATGGAGATAATCCGTTAGACGATTCTGCAGTACATCCAGAAAGCTATGCTATTGTTACTAAAATGGCTAAAGACGAAAGCGTTTCGGTAAAAGAATTAATTGGAAATACGTCTACTTTAAAACAGATTAATTTAAATAAATACACCTCTGAAACTATTGGTCTTTTAACTTTAGAAGACATTGTAAAAGAATTAGAAAAACCAGGTTTAGATATACGTGAGCAGGCAAAGGTTTTCACTTTTAATCAAAACATTAAAACGATTGAAGATTTACGCGAAGGACAATTATTACCTGGCATTGTTAATAATATTACTGCATTTGGTTGTTTTGTAGATGTTGGTATTAAAGAAAGCGGTTTAATACATGTCTCTAACTTATCAGACAGTTTTGTAAAAGATGTGAATGAGCACGTGCATTTACATCAACAGATTATTGTTAAGGTGTTGAGTGTTGATATTCCGCGAAAGCGTATTCAACTTAAATTACATAAATAG